The Rubricoccus marinus nucleotide sequence AGCGAGACCGTCCCTCTTCGCCTTCTCGGCGTCGGTCCGCAACGGAGCGGAACGACGTGGCTGGATACCCACCTCCGGCGTCACCCCGCGCTCGCGCTGCCCGCACACGTCAAGGAGACATTCTTTTTTGACCGCCACTGGGCACGCGGGTTGGACGACTACCGCCGCCATTTCCCGCCCGAGGCGGAATCCCACGCCTCTGGCGTCGGGTGGGCCGAGGTGGCGCCAACGCTGTTCGACGTGCCAGAGGCGCCCGGTCGTGTTAGTGGCGTCGCGCCCGGCGTTCGCGCGGTGATCCTGCTGCGCGATCCCGTCGAGCGGGCCGTCTCGCTTTACCGCCACCACGCCGCCCGCGGCCGCGTCGGCGCGGACCTCTGGGAAGCGGCCTCCGCATTCCCCTCTATCCTCACCGCAGGCGACTACGCCGAGCACGTTGAGCGGTGGATCGGAGCTCTAGGCCGAGAGCGGGTCTACGTCGCGCTGCTCCAGGACGTCGCTGCAACGCCGGACGCCACGCTGCGCGCGCTGACGGACTGGGCGGGACTCGCGCCTCTGGCGCCGTCCCCAGAAGCTGGCCGGCGCGTGAACGCAGGCGGTGGGACGCGATTTCCGGCGCTCGCTCGCGTCGCTGCGGGGGCCGTGGCAGCGCTTCATGCGGCCCGCCTGCACCGCGTTGTCGCCGCGGGCAAAAGGCTGGGGCTCAACCGCGTCTACCGCGGCGGGGAGGCGCCGGAGGTCTCGGCCGGGGTCCGCCAGAGGCTTGCGGACCGCTACGCCCCGCACGTGGCGTACGTGGAGCGCCTCCTGCAACGCGAGACCGGCTGGAGCTGCACGGCGTCTCCGGGCGGCTCGCCAGAGGCGTGAGCGGTCCAGAGGGAAGCGCTTGGGTCCGCTAGCTTTCTGCCGATACCCAGAGCCGGCTCCGCCGGGACTTATCGATGCGCATTCTTTTCCTCGCCAATACCGACTGGTACCTGTACAACTTCCGTCAGGACCTCGCGCACGCGTTGCGCGTGGCGGGCCACGAAGTGGTGATGGCGGCGCCGCGCGGGGAGTTCGCCAAGCGGCTGGAAGCCGACGGGTACGAGTTTCGGGCCGTCGAGATCTCACGCCAGGGGCTTAACCCAGTCTCGGAGTTCGCGGCCGTCCGGCGTCTGGAAGCGCTCTACCGCGAGGTGCAGCCCGACATGGTGCATCACTTCACGCTCAAAGCTGTCGTGCTGGGATCGCTCGCCGCCCGCCGCGCCGGAATTGAGCACGTCATCAACGCCATCGCGGGGCTGGGCTACGCGTTTAGCGGCGACGGCCTGAAAGCCCGCA carries:
- a CDS encoding sulfotransferase domain-containing protein translates to MSETVPLRLLGVGPQRSGTTWLDTHLRRHPALALPAHVKETFFFDRHWARGLDDYRRHFPPEAESHASGVGWAEVAPTLFDVPEAPGRVSGVAPGVRAVILLRDPVERAVSLYRHHAARGRVGADLWEAASAFPSILTAGDYAEHVERWIGALGRERVYVALLQDVAATPDATLRALTDWAGLAPLAPSPEAGRRVNAGGGTRFPALARVAAGAVAALHAARLHRVVAAGKRLGLNRVYRGGEAPEVSAGVRQRLADRYAPHVAYVERLLQRETGWSCTASPGGSPEA